The following proteins are co-located in the Desulfatitalea tepidiphila genome:
- a CDS encoding L-lactate dehydrogenase, translating to MNRRKVAVVGAGAVGATFAYALAQSGLCDEIALIDKNDALAKGQALDLAHGQPFFPTVSIHAGDASDYADARLIVLTAGAAQRPGETRLQLMEKNASVVRSVVQEVLAHSAGAVLLVATNPVDIMTYVALRCTGWDKGRVVGSGTVLDSARLRHLLSKHLKIDVHNVHGYVLGEHGDTEFVAWSMAHVAGMPIDEYCPICGHCADWAAERRDIEQSVRDSAYHIIDYKGSTSFGIGLALVRIAGAILRSQHSVLTVSTLLDGQFGIQDVCLSVPCIVSETGIFGIVESKLAPREQQQLSASAAALKKAINELGSTGRCFF from the coding sequence ATGAACCGACGAAAGGTTGCGGTTGTCGGAGCAGGCGCCGTCGGAGCGACATTCGCCTACGCGCTCGCCCAAAGCGGCCTGTGCGACGAAATCGCATTGATCGACAAGAACGATGCGCTCGCCAAGGGTCAGGCCCTCGACCTGGCCCACGGCCAGCCGTTTTTCCCGACCGTCTCGATCCACGCCGGGGATGCGTCCGACTATGCCGACGCGCGCCTCATCGTGCTCACCGCAGGCGCTGCCCAGCGGCCCGGCGAAACCCGGCTTCAGCTAATGGAGAAAAACGCATCGGTCGTGCGCTCGGTGGTCCAGGAGGTGCTGGCCCACAGCGCCGGCGCCGTGCTCCTGGTCGCCACCAATCCCGTGGACATAATGACGTACGTGGCCCTCCGGTGCACCGGCTGGGACAAGGGGCGGGTCGTCGGATCGGGCACCGTTCTCGACAGCGCCCGTCTCCGGCACCTGCTCAGCAAGCACTTGAAGATCGATGTCCACAACGTGCACGGCTATGTGCTCGGCGAGCACGGGGACACGGAATTCGTGGCGTGGTCCATGGCGCACGTGGCGGGAATGCCCATCGATGAATACTGCCCGATCTGCGGACATTGCGCGGATTGGGCAGCCGAGCGGAGGGATATCGAGCAAAGCGTGCGGGACTCCGCCTACCATATCATCGACTACAAGGGGTCCACCTCCTTCGGCATCGGACTCGCGCTGGTACGAATAGCGGGGGCAATCCTGCGGTCGCAGCACAGCGTGCTGACCGTCTCAACCCTGCTCGACGGGCAGTTCGGCATCCAGGACGTCTGCCTGAGTGTCCCTTGCATCGTTTCGGAGACGGGGATCTTCGGCATCGTCGAGAGCAAATTGGCGCCGCGGGAGCAGCAACAGCTCTCAGCGTCGGCAGCCGCCCTCAAAAAGGCCATCAACGAACTGGGTTCCACCGGCCGTTGTTTTTTTTGA
- a CDS encoding helix-turn-helix transcriptional regulator, with product MPKAIPQLKIVSRLHVLRAERRMTQEQLAKEVGVTRATIVAIEGGGYNPSLELAFRIARYFGADINTIFSIEEATK from the coding sequence ATGCCTAAAGCCATTCCACAGCTAAAGATAGTGAGTCGTTTGCATGTCCTCCGCGCAGAAAGACGGATGACCCAGGAACAACTCGCGAAAGAAGTCGGGGTAACACGGGCAACCATTGTTGCAATCGAGGGAGGGGGTTATAACCCTTCGCTTGAGTTGGCGTTTCGCATTGCGCGGTATTTTGGAGCAGACATCAATACCATTTTTTCGATTGAGGAGGCGACAAAATGA
- a CDS encoding IS1634 family transposase produces the protein MYLRTIKRKNKDGSVVEYVQLANNVWNKDKGFAQAQVIHSFGRSDQLDVEALKRLIKSASRFLDPQDAIRLERQSSDLKFISSRPAGGAHLLKGLWQRLNIDDCLKKALDQRSFTAPVADALFAMVANRALAPSSKLAIEQWAAEQVYLGDHPALQVQHFYRAMDFLLEHGEAIQKEVFWSTANLLNLTVDLIFFDTTNTYFEIDEPGPSDLKAYGKSKQRRDDLPQVTIGLAVTREGIPVRCWVLPGNQHDSQCVDQVQKDLNSWNLGRVVWVMDRGMSSEENQRILQRGCGQYILGEKLSGNHLNEAALATPGRFKVVSDNLHIKEVFAGEGTGRRRYVIAYNPQQAELDRINREQILERLSCELEVLNRKNKTKAQCKLMLHRSMGRYVKELKSGKLKIDKAKVAQDEKLDGKYLLSTSDQHLSAEDIALGYKQLLEVEQAFRTLKSTLCLRPVYHSKDDRIRSHVLICWLALLLIRIAEVETEQTWPRIRRQMQQLNLIEFFDNNGRILQHTELTANQRNILNKLKIKPPKRVLKVDLAS, from the coding sequence ATGTATCTGCGAACCATAAAGCGCAAAAACAAAGACGGCTCGGTCGTAGAATATGTCCAGCTGGCCAACAACGTCTGGAACAAGGATAAGGGCTTTGCCCAAGCGCAAGTCATTCACTCCTTCGGCCGCAGCGACCAACTTGACGTTGAGGCTTTAAAGCGCCTGATAAAAAGCGCCAGCCGCTTTCTCGACCCGCAAGATGCCATCCGTCTCGAACGTCAAAGCAGCGATCTAAAATTCATCAGCAGCCGGCCTGCCGGTGGTGCCCATCTATTGAAGGGCCTGTGGCAAAGGCTCAATATCGACGATTGCTTGAAAAAGGCCCTGGATCAGCGATCCTTTACCGCTCCGGTGGCCGATGCCCTGTTTGCTATGGTGGCCAACCGGGCGCTTGCGCCGTCATCAAAGCTGGCCATCGAACAGTGGGCGGCCGAACAGGTATATCTTGGCGACCATCCAGCGCTGCAGGTCCAGCACTTTTACCGTGCCATGGATTTTTTGCTCGAGCACGGCGAAGCCATACAAAAAGAAGTATTTTGGTCCACGGCCAATCTGCTCAACCTGACCGTCGATCTGATTTTTTTCGATACCACCAACACCTATTTCGAGATCGATGAGCCGGGGCCTTCGGATTTGAAGGCCTACGGCAAATCCAAGCAAAGGCGCGATGATCTGCCCCAGGTAACCATCGGTCTTGCGGTCACCCGCGAGGGCATTCCAGTGCGCTGCTGGGTGCTGCCGGGCAATCAGCACGACAGCCAATGCGTCGATCAGGTACAAAAAGACCTGAACAGCTGGAACCTGGGCCGGGTAGTCTGGGTGATGGACCGCGGCATGAGCAGCGAGGAAAATCAGCGCATTCTGCAGCGTGGCTGCGGCCAGTACATACTGGGTGAAAAGCTCAGCGGCAATCATCTCAATGAAGCGGCGCTGGCCACACCGGGACGCTTTAAAGTCGTTTCCGACAATCTTCACATCAAAGAAGTCTTTGCCGGTGAAGGCACCGGCCGGCGCCGCTATGTGATTGCCTACAATCCGCAGCAGGCAGAGCTTGACCGCATCAATCGAGAGCAGATCCTCGAACGCTTGTCTTGTGAGCTGGAAGTTCTCAATCGCAAGAATAAAACCAAGGCTCAATGCAAGTTGATGCTGCACCGCTCCATGGGCCGTTATGTCAAAGAGCTAAAAAGCGGCAAGCTCAAAATCGATAAAGCCAAAGTTGCCCAAGACGAAAAGCTTGACGGCAAGTATCTGCTGTCCACAAGCGATCAGCATTTGTCAGCCGAAGATATCGCCTTGGGCTACAAACAGCTGCTGGAAGTTGAACAGGCTTTTAGAACACTGAAAAGCACCTTGTGCCTGAGGCCGGTATATCACTCCAAAGACGATCGCATCCGTTCCCATGTTCTTATCTGCTGGCTGGCGCTTTTGCTGATCCGCATCGCCGAAGTGGAAACCGAGCAGACCTGGCCCAGGATCCGTAGGCAAATGCAGCAGCTAAATTTAATCGAATTTTTTGACAATAATGGGCGTATTCTACAGCACACCGAACTGACCGCCAATCAACGCAACATATTGAATAAGCTTAAAATAAAACCTCCCAAACGGGTCCTGAAAGTCGATTTGGCCTCATAA
- a CDS encoding SAM-dependent methyltransferase, with protein sequence MDIPRIFNITESAHRIHNPITPEKLATLGAALRLEPGARVLDLGSGSGEMLCTWARDHGIIGTGIDMSRLFTEQAKLRSEELGVADQVKFIHGDATGYVSDEEVDVAGCVGATWIAGGVAGTIELLARSLRAGGIILIGEPFWRKLPPAEDIAKGCLANSISDFRLLPELLASFGHLGYDVVEMVLADQDGWDRYEAAKWLTMRRWLDANPGEEFAKDVRAQLTSEPVRYATFTREYLGWGVFALMPR encoded by the coding sequence ATGGACATCCCACGAATATTCAACATCACTGAAAGTGCTCACCGCATCCACAACCCGATCACACCCGAAAAGCTCGCCACTCTCGGCGCGGCGCTGCGCCTGGAACCGGGGGCCCGGGTGCTGGACCTCGGCAGCGGTTCGGGCGAGATGCTGTGCACCTGGGCGCGCGATCACGGCATCATCGGCACCGGCATCGACATGAGCCGGTTGTTCACCGAGCAAGCGAAACTCCGTTCCGAAGAACTCGGCGTCGCCGATCAAGTCAAGTTCATCCATGGCGATGCGACTGGTTACGTCTCTGACGAGGAGGTCGATGTGGCCGGCTGTGTCGGTGCCACCTGGATCGCCGGGGGAGTCGCCGGCACGATCGAACTTCTGGCGAGGAGCCTGCGCGCCGGAGGGATCATTCTCATCGGAGAGCCCTTCTGGCGGAAGTTACCACCGGCGGAAGATATTGCCAAGGGGTGTCTTGCCAACTCGATCTCCGATTTTCGCCTGCTTCCGGAACTTCTCGCGTCTTTCGGCCACCTTGGCTACGACGTCGTTGAAATGGTTCTGGCAGACCAAGACGGCTGGGACAGATATGAGGCGGCCAAATGGCTTACCATGCGCCGATGGCTTGACGCCAATCCCGGCGAGGAGTTCGCGAAAGATGTTCGAGCCCAGCTGACCTCGGAACCCGTACGGTACGCCACTTTCACGCGTGAATACCTGGGCTGGGGCGTGTTCGCGCTGATGCCGCGGTGA
- a CDS encoding terminase gpA endonuclease subunit: MAYEDDVSTSRIKLAHRKIYVGWASSIASMAAWQSPEVSMSKAAAQFIKGQKDIEELKDFNNGFAALPWKPAQRDRKISEIVGLRDERPEGKVPGAGRVAVITFGVDTQGDDATGDLWFAIRAWGYGIDPDSWLIRAGKVTSKEALVTVLWRSKYCDVEGNRYPVLFGLHDAMGHRTDEVYDFCASYQGYILPYQGVDRMVPKYAESPIEFFPGSRKAIPGGIKLLRVNTTCFKGRLARKLGVKSGDPGAMYFDNV, translated from the coding sequence ATGGCTTACGAGGACGACGTGTCCACCAGCCGCATCAAACTCGCCCACCGCAAGATCTACGTGGGCTGGGCCTCGTCGATCGCCAGCATGGCCGCCTGGCAATCTCCGGAGGTCTCGATGTCCAAGGCCGCGGCCCAGTTCATCAAGGGGCAAAAGGACATCGAGGAGCTGAAGGACTTTAACAACGGCTTTGCCGCCCTGCCCTGGAAGCCGGCCCAGCGCGACCGCAAGATATCGGAGATCGTCGGCCTGAGAGATGAGCGCCCCGAGGGCAAGGTGCCCGGCGCCGGCCGGGTGGCGGTCATCACCTTCGGCGTCGACACCCAGGGCGACGACGCCACCGGCGACCTGTGGTTTGCCATCCGGGCCTGGGGCTACGGCATCGACCCGGACAGCTGGCTGATCCGCGCCGGCAAGGTCACCTCCAAGGAGGCGCTCGTCACCGTGCTGTGGCGCAGCAAGTACTGCGATGTGGAGGGCAACCGCTATCCCGTTCTCTTTGGCCTGCATGACGCCATGGGCCACCGCACCGACGAGGTGTACGACTTTTGCGCCTCTTACCAGGGCTACATTTTGCCCTATCAGGGCGTCGACCGCATGGTGCCCAAGTATGCCGAATCGCCCATCGAGTTTTTCCCCGGAAGCCGAAAAGCCATTCCCGGCGGCATCAAGCTGCTGCGGGTCAATACCACGTGTTTTAAGGGGCGCCTGGCGCGCAAGCTCGGCGTCAAAAGCGGCGACCCCGGGGCCATGTATTTTGATAACGTATAA
- a CDS encoding DUF1835 domain-containing protein: MAFLSERKKKRPLKSAVRQEKRTMVETLHITSGDIAGGSLGKSGLPGEVFVWHDILYDGPRCPGWPDEKTLNTRAVFLEEATAGGLDKRRVIETLHNQYRKLAEAAVDNHIVLWFDACLFDQSMLAHILACLLHRGARGVELLCVDAFPGIEPFHGLGQMQPDQLASLYGNRRLVTDTQFRFAVRVDEAFATQDSGVLAELSKTTNAPLPWVPAAVARWLQERPDHVTGLGRLEELALAAIRAGCETPRKIFTSVAAADTPPQFWGDITLWAKINALAEHEPPLVRIDGPMDRLPQWESEVSINDFTIKPLPTQGIE; encoded by the coding sequence ATGGCTTTTCTATCGGAGCGCAAGAAAAAGCGCCCGCTGAAAAGCGCCGTTCGGCAGGAGAAACGAACGATGGTCGAAACGCTTCACATCACTAGTGGCGACATCGCAGGAGGGAGTCTTGGGAAATCCGGACTGCCCGGAGAAGTGTTCGTCTGGCACGACATTCTGTATGACGGCCCCCGGTGTCCTGGTTGGCCTGATGAAAAGACCCTCAATACCCGTGCGGTCTTTCTCGAAGAAGCCACCGCAGGCGGATTGGATAAGCGGCGCGTTATAGAGACCCTTCACAATCAGTACCGCAAGTTGGCGGAGGCAGCGGTGGATAACCATATCGTCCTGTGGTTTGACGCCTGCCTGTTTGATCAGTCCATGCTCGCACATATCCTCGCATGCCTGCTGCACCGGGGCGCCCGAGGAGTGGAGCTTCTCTGTGTTGACGCATTCCCGGGAATCGAGCCATTCCACGGGCTCGGCCAGATGCAGCCCGATCAACTGGCTTCCTTGTATGGCAACCGCCGGCTCGTCACCGACACCCAGTTCCGGTTCGCTGTCCGAGTGGACGAGGCCTTCGCCACTCAAGACTCTGGCGTGTTGGCCGAACTGTCCAAGACAACCAATGCTCCGTTGCCTTGGGTTCCTGCGGCCGTTGCCCGATGGTTGCAGGAACGTCCCGACCACGTCACTGGACTGGGGCGGCTTGAAGAACTCGCCCTGGCGGCGATTCGTGCCGGATGCGAAACTCCACGCAAGATCTTCACATCCGTGGCCGCCGCTGATACCCCTCCGCAGTTTTGGGGAGACATAACACTTTGGGCAAAGATCAATGCGCTCGCGGAGCATGAACCACCGTTGGTGAGAATCGATGGCCCGATGGACAGGCTGCCTCAATGGGAAAGCGAGGTTTCTATCAACGACTTTACTATCAAACCATTGCCGACCCAAGGTATTGAGTAG
- a CDS encoding HepT-like ribonuclease domain-containing protein, with amino-acid sequence MRDRLIHGYFGVDYTIVWDVATTKLQDLRSKMQALLDAIAKCQPDS; translated from the coding sequence ATGCGAGATAGGCTAATCCATGGCTATTTTGGGGTTGATTACACCATAGTCTGGGATGTTGCGACAACCAAACTCCAAGACCTTCGATCGAAAATGCAGGCACTTCTTGACGCAATAGCGAAATGCCAACCCGACAGTTGA
- a CDS encoding DUF3786 domain-containing protein, whose protein sequence is MAGSSDAFEKNYQQYCVQLEKVEFGPIMDRLGISNDGDRMHLPFFNHRYVVSNSGFVDEEGIEPDYMTFVILAQYILLYPDQSYHDEEWVSFKDFKRATHFTNVNYFSSDTEKAIEKHFSGRLNDLRKACEGLNGSRREMGLSYDLSYEFNALPRIALLLLFNDGDEEFPAKCTVLFQKHAEYYLDPESLAMTGACLAKYLKRQAGKAPGRHSPVDRHF, encoded by the coding sequence ATGGCTGGATCGTCGGATGCGTTTGAAAAGAATTATCAGCAATATTGCGTTCAACTGGAAAAAGTCGAATTCGGGCCGATCATGGACAGGCTTGGCATTTCGAATGACGGCGACAGGATGCATCTGCCTTTTTTCAATCATCGATATGTCGTTTCAAATAGCGGATTCGTGGACGAGGAGGGAATTGAACCCGATTATATGACCTTTGTCATTCTCGCCCAATACATCCTTTTGTACCCCGACCAATCCTATCATGATGAGGAGTGGGTTTCATTTAAGGATTTCAAAAGGGCTACGCATTTCACGAATGTGAACTACTTTTCCAGCGATACGGAAAAGGCCATAGAAAAGCATTTTTCAGGCCGATTGAATGATTTGCGGAAAGCCTGTGAAGGATTGAACGGATCACGGCGTGAGATGGGACTATCGTATGACCTGTCATATGAGTTCAACGCGCTTCCACGCATTGCGCTTCTATTGCTTTTCAATGATGGGGACGAGGAGTTCCCCGCCAAATGCACCGTGCTTTTTCAAAAACACGCGGAATACTATCTCGATCCAGAATCCTTGGCCATGACCGGCGCTTGCCTTGCAAAGTATTTGAAACGGCAGGCGGGAAAAGCACCCGGCAGGCACTCACCAGTTGACCGCCACTTTTGA
- a CDS encoding helix-turn-helix transcriptional regulator yields MAMAAETYLHVQTVASRMKCNDKTVYRLIQEGKLPAVSIGGRALRIPETAFNNYLKSRVVDPDEEILEDR; encoded by the coding sequence ATGGCCATGGCCGCCGAGACCTATCTGCACGTGCAGACCGTGGCCAGCCGCATGAAGTGCAACGACAAGACCGTCTACCGCCTCATCCAGGAAGGCAAGCTGCCCGCCGTAAGCATCGGCGGCCGGGCCCTGCGCATCCCGGAAACCGCCTTCAACAACTACCTCAAAAGCCGGGTGGTGGATCCGGACGAAGAGATCCTGGAGGATCGATGA
- a CDS encoding type II toxin-antitoxin system VapB family antitoxin, with protein MATNLAIDDKLLNEALEISGMKTKKDTVNLALKEFVDRRKQLEIIKLFGKMDPDPDYDYTKGRTR; from the coding sequence ATGGCGACCAATTTGGCCATCGATGATAAACTGCTGAATGAGGCTTTGGAGATCAGCGGTATGAAAACCAAGAAAGACACCGTCAATCTTGCGCTCAAGGAGTTTGTCGACCGGCGCAAGCAATTGGAGATCATCAAACTTTTCGGCAAAATGGATCCCGACCCCGATTACGACTATACAAAGGGAAGAACACGTTGA
- a CDS encoding PIN domain-containing protein yields the protein MKVLVDTPIWSYALRSHKKTYQAEIDALISLIQDQRAILIGPIRQEILSGYSDLRDYRIIREKLSFFENTPVVDADYELAAEFSNSCRKRGIQGSHIDILICAVANRIDVPIFTNNNNFGRYRNVIPIRLFAIGD from the coding sequence TTGAAAGTCCTTGTCGATACCCCCATCTGGTCCTATGCGCTGCGCTCGCACAAGAAAACATACCAGGCCGAGATCGATGCGCTCATCTCGCTGATTCAGGACCAGAGAGCCATCCTCATCGGCCCCATTCGACAAGAGATCCTTTCCGGTTACAGCGACTTGCGCGACTATCGCATCATAAGGGAGAAACTGTCTTTCTTCGAAAACACGCCCGTCGTGGATGCCGATTACGAGTTGGCCGCGGAATTCAGCAACTCATGCCGGAAACGGGGCATACAAGGGTCCCATATCGATATTCTCATTTGTGCCGTGGCCAATAGAATCGATGTTCCCATCTTCACCAATAATAACAATTTCGGTCGCTATCGAAACGTTATACCCATCCGGTTGTTTGCCATCGGTGACTGA
- a CDS encoding nucleotidyltransferase family protein yields the protein MGLFGSFVRGDQTPESDIDILVEFIPEKHTFDNFMEVAFLLENILERRVELITAEALSPHIGPHILKEVERVAIAA from the coding sequence ATTGGCTTGTTCGGTTCCTTTGTCCGGGGTGATCAGACACCCGAGAGCGACATAGATATTCTCGTGGAATTCATCCCTGAAAAACACACTTTTGACAATTTCATGGAAGTTGCGTTTCTGCTTGAAAATATCCTGGAACGTAGGGTCGAGTTGATTACAGCAGAGGCTCTCAGCCCGCACATCGGACCACATATCCTAAAAGAGGTTGAGCGTGTCGCTATCGCCGCGTGA
- a CDS encoding hybrid sensor histidine kinase/response regulator has translation MVHATHPQSLFQQLCANIMDAFGACDMEGRVTEANQHFLDLTGYDRNELLGMTIFDLTPPKWHELEKRVIDEQVRTRGYSDLFEKEYRRKDGRIVPVELRIVLARAPDGRPAGMWGIVRDRSQRLAKERSLRRFQISVDSSPDAVFWIDAQGRFPYVNEQACRSLGYSRDELMRLHLWDIDAEFTREQWEPHWEKVKKSGGARLERLHRRKDGTAFPVEIRSKNVVFDDQEHHVAYVRDISERLNAERDRQKLEAQLLQAQKMESVGRLAGGIAHDFNNMLGVILGYSELLKAKLAPNDPLPRDIEQIQRAARRAQDITRQLLAFSRKQVFEPKVLDVNTLIGGFEDNLSRLIGEDIALKFFPGKDLANVEFDPTQIEQILMNLAVNARDAMPQGGALTFETANVSLDEAYCREHAGFMPGEFVQISVSDNGSGMDAETLTHIFEPFFTTKKTGKGTGLGLATVYGIVKQGGGFINVYSEPARGTTFKIYLPVSAGEPEPSRTDEKQDPTPGSETVFLVEDDDMVRTVTEASLRELGYTVLSAAGPEEALALFADHKDSLDLLVTDVVMPSMNGKDLYDRLKTSRPDLKVLYMSGYTENVIVHHGVLDKGVQFISKPFTLLDLSGRVRAALTA, from the coding sequence ATGGTCCATGCCACTCACCCCCAGTCCCTGTTCCAGCAGCTTTGCGCCAACATCATGGATGCCTTCGGGGCTTGCGACATGGAAGGCCGGGTGACCGAGGCCAACCAGCATTTTCTGGATCTGACCGGCTACGACAGGAATGAACTGCTCGGAATGACCATTTTCGACCTCACCCCGCCCAAATGGCATGAGCTCGAAAAGCGGGTCATTGACGAGCAGGTGCGCACAAGGGGCTACTCCGACCTTTTTGAAAAAGAGTACCGCCGCAAGGACGGCCGCATCGTGCCCGTGGAACTGCGGATCGTGCTGGCCAGGGCCCCCGATGGACGCCCTGCGGGCATGTGGGGAATCGTTCGCGACCGATCCCAACGCCTGGCCAAGGAGCGGTCCCTGCGGCGGTTCCAGATTTCGGTGGACTCGTCCCCCGACGCGGTCTTCTGGATAGACGCGCAAGGCCGGTTCCCCTATGTCAACGAACAGGCCTGCCGCTCGCTGGGCTACAGCCGGGACGAGCTGATGCGCCTGCACCTGTGGGACATCGACGCGGAATTCACCCGGGAGCAGTGGGAACCCCATTGGGAAAAAGTCAAAAAAAGCGGCGGCGCGCGGCTCGAAAGGCTGCACCGGCGCAAGGACGGAACGGCGTTTCCGGTCGAGATCCGTTCCAAAAATGTCGTCTTCGATGATCAGGAGCATCATGTCGCCTATGTCCGCGACATATCCGAGCGGCTGAACGCGGAGCGCGACCGGCAAAAGCTCGAGGCCCAACTGCTTCAGGCCCAGAAAATGGAGTCCGTCGGACGCCTGGCCGGCGGCATCGCACACGACTTCAACAACATGCTGGGCGTTATTTTGGGCTACTCGGAGCTCCTCAAGGCCAAACTCGCGCCGAATGATCCGCTACCCCGTGACATCGAGCAGATTCAACGGGCCGCCAGGCGCGCCCAGGACATCACCCGGCAGCTGCTGGCCTTCTCCAGGAAACAGGTATTCGAGCCGAAAGTGCTCGACGTCAACACCCTCATCGGCGGCTTCGAGGACAACCTGTCGCGATTGATCGGAGAAGACATCGCCTTGAAGTTCTTCCCCGGAAAGGACCTGGCCAATGTGGAATTCGACCCGACCCAGATCGAACAGATCCTCATGAACCTGGCGGTCAACGCCCGCGACGCCATGCCCCAGGGCGGCGCCCTGACCTTCGAAACAGCCAACGTGAGCCTGGATGAGGCCTATTGCCGGGAACACGCCGGATTCATGCCCGGCGAGTTCGTGCAAATCTCGGTGAGCGACAACGGCTCGGGCATGGACGCTGAGACCCTTACGCATATCTTCGAGCCCTTTTTCACCACGAAAAAGACCGGCAAAGGCACGGGGCTGGGCCTTGCCACGGTTTACGGCATCGTGAAACAGGGCGGCGGCTTCATCAACGTCTACAGCGAACCGGCTCGGGGCACCACCTTCAAGATCTACCTGCCTGTCTCGGCTGGCGAGCCTGAGCCGTCGAGGACGGACGAAAAGCAGGACCCCACGCCCGGATCGGAAACCGTGTTTCTGGTCGAGGACGACGACATGGTGCGCACGGTGACGGAAGCGAGCCTGCGCGAACTCGGCTATACGGTTCTTTCCGCCGCCGGCCCTGAAGAAGCCCTGGCCCTTTTTGCCGATCATAAAGATTCGCTCGATCTGCTCGTCACGGACGTGGTCATGCCCTCGATGAACGGCAAGGATCTCTATGACCGGCTAAAAACTTCCCGGCCGGACCTGAAAGTGCTGTACATGTCCGGCTACACGGAGAACGTCATCGTCCACCATGGCGTCCTGGACAAGGGCGTCCAATTCATCTCCAAACCGTTCACCCTGTTGGATCTGTCCGGCAGGGTGCGTGCCGCTTTGACAGCCTGA
- a CDS encoding YnfA family protein, whose translation MGRYHRSSHSRHLRCHPTLQPANFGRVYAAYEGVSIILSILWGWQVDKIAPDRFDMLGGFVAPVGVGMIMHRPRS comes from the coding sequence ATGGGTCGCTATCATCGTAGCAGTCATTCTCGTCATTTACGGTGTCATCCCACATTGCAGCCCGCCAATTTCGGCCGTGTATATGCGGCATACGAAGGCGTGTCTATTATCCTCTCCATCCTGTGGGGATGGCAGGTTGACAAGATAGCGCCGGATCGATTCGATATGCTTGGTGGTTTTGTAGCTCCGGTTGGCGTTGGGATGATAATGCACCGGCCACGTTCCTAA